One window of Mesorhizobium loti R88b genomic DNA carries:
- a CDS encoding LacI family DNA-binding transcriptional regulator produces MPTMAEVARRAGVSVSTVSHVINRTRFVSPEKAQLINDAIAVMGYQPNELARSLKVSSTNSVGLAISAISNPYFTDIICAVEAECARLGLMVFLSDTQEDPDRELSVVRAFHQRRVDGVILAPSGAPQRAIDYLAEKKLPCVLIDRFADDRFDQIGVENQSSMRALIDHVASFGHKRIGYIAGQPGLATTRERIEAFQSSLAANGLECLPHYVSPDNVDTASATASTHAILSLPLPPTALITGNNMTTIGAVRAIRERGLSIPGDLSLAGFDDFEWADCFEPRLTLVAQPCTEIGRQAAALLCARIASSDLEPQAVRLQATLQTRQSCARPA; encoded by the coding sequence ATGCCGACAATGGCTGAAGTCGCGCGCCGCGCCGGCGTGTCGGTTTCGACCGTGTCCCATGTCATCAACCGCACCCGCTTTGTCTCACCCGAGAAGGCGCAGTTGATCAACGACGCGATCGCTGTGATGGGCTATCAACCCAACGAGTTGGCGCGCTCGCTGAAAGTATCCTCGACCAACAGCGTCGGCCTGGCGATCTCGGCAATTTCCAATCCCTATTTCACCGACATCATCTGCGCGGTGGAGGCCGAATGCGCGCGGCTCGGCCTCATGGTGTTCCTTTCCGACACGCAGGAGGACCCCGACCGTGAGCTGTCGGTGGTGCGCGCATTCCACCAGCGGCGGGTCGATGGTGTTATCCTGGCGCCGTCGGGCGCGCCGCAGCGGGCCATCGACTATTTGGCCGAAAAGAAGCTACCCTGCGTGCTGATTGACCGCTTCGCCGACGACCGCTTCGACCAGATCGGCGTCGAGAACCAGTCGTCGATGCGGGCGCTGATCGACCATGTCGCCTCCTTCGGGCACAAGCGCATCGGCTATATCGCCGGCCAGCCGGGTCTGGCAACGACGCGCGAACGTATCGAGGCATTCCAGTCTTCATTGGCGGCCAATGGACTTGAATGCCTGCCGCACTATGTCTCGCCCGACAATGTGGACACGGCGAGCGCCACGGCATCGACCCATGCCATTCTGTCGTTGCCGTTGCCGCCCACGGCATTGATCACCGGCAACAACATGACAACGATCGGCGCTGTGCGCGCCATCCGCGAAAGAGGCCTCTCGATACCAGGCGATCTCTCACTTGCCGGCTTCGACGATTTCGAATGGGCCGATTGCTTCGAGCCGCGGCTGACGCTCGTCGCGCAGCCTTGCACCGAGATCGGACGACAAGCGGCTGCCTTGCTCTGCGCCCGTATCGCATCCAGCGATCTGGAGCCGCAAGCGGTGCGGCTGCAGGCGACGCTGCAAACCCGCCAGTCCTGCGCGAGGCCTGCATGA
- a CDS encoding AraC family transcriptional regulator has product MNPTEKALWFVESHLPEAVTLDDVAQSSGVSRFHVTRAFGAATGRSVMGYMRARRLTEAARKLAGGASDILSVALDAGYNSHEAFTRAFRDQFGTTPELVRAQGSTKTIDLVEPILMDQSFLTNLEPPRFETSRPFLIAGLGERYSCETSAAIPMQWQRFGPYIGNIPGETGDVAYGVCVNGDDAGNFDYIAGVEVSDFSDLPKEFSRVRVPAQKYAVFSHREHISTIRRTVNTIWNRWLPASGHEIADAPEFERYGPEFDPRRGNGGLEIWIPVKS; this is encoded by the coding sequence ATGAACCCGACCGAGAAAGCACTGTGGTTCGTCGAGAGCCATCTGCCGGAGGCTGTCACACTCGACGACGTCGCCCAAAGCAGCGGCGTGTCGCGCTTTCATGTGACGCGCGCCTTCGGTGCCGCCACCGGCCGCTCTGTCATGGGCTACATGCGCGCGCGCCGGCTGACCGAAGCGGCGCGCAAGCTGGCCGGCGGAGCGTCCGACATTCTCTCGGTGGCGCTCGATGCCGGCTACAACTCGCATGAGGCTTTCACCCGGGCCTTCCGCGACCAGTTCGGCACCACGCCGGAACTGGTGCGCGCGCAGGGCTCGACCAAGACAATCGATCTCGTGGAGCCGATCCTGATGGACCAGTCTTTTCTCACCAACCTCGAACCACCGCGCTTCGAGACCAGCCGGCCGTTCCTGATCGCGGGGCTTGGCGAGCGCTACAGTTGCGAGACCAGCGCCGCCATTCCGATGCAATGGCAACGCTTCGGCCCCTATATCGGCAACATCCCGGGCGAGACGGGCGACGTCGCCTACGGGGTCTGCGTCAATGGCGACGATGCCGGCAATTTCGACTATATCGCCGGCGTCGAGGTCTCCGATTTTTCGGACCTGCCAAAGGAGTTCAGCCGCGTACGGGTACCAGCCCAGAAATATGCGGTGTTTTCGCATCGCGAGCACATCTCGACCATCCGCCGCACCGTCAACACGATCTGGAACAGATGGCTGCCGGCCTCCGGGCACGAAATAGCGGACGCGCCCGAATTCGAACGCTATGGCCCGGAGTTCGACCCGCGCCGCGGCAATGGCGGGCTGGAGATCTGGATACCGGTCAAATCATGA
- a CDS encoding bifunctional helix-turn-helix transcriptional regulator/GNAT family N-acetyltransferase, with protein sequence MTIHHQPNNNAPNKQLIDAVRAFNRFYTRQIGLLDEGLLKSAFSLTEARVLYELAHRDGLTATDLGRDLGLDAGYVSRLLKKFERLHLIARSTLVSDARQSAIVLTPAGRTAFAPLNKDSHDQVAALLGRLPASERDRLVKSMRTVQALLGESAEPKIPYLLRPLQVGDIGWITRRQGMLYAQDYGWDETYEALVAEILAAFVKSFDPKWERGWIAERDGEVVGSVFVVRKSEQVAKLRLLYVEPSARGLGIGKRLVEECIGFARARGYKTLTLWTNDILTAARHIYQVAGFKLIEEEAHHSFGKDLVGQIWDLEL encoded by the coding sequence ATGACGATTCACCATCAGCCCAACAATAATGCGCCCAACAAGCAGCTGATCGATGCCGTGCGGGCCTTCAACCGCTTCTACACCCGCCAGATCGGGCTGCTCGACGAAGGACTGCTGAAAAGCGCCTTCTCGCTGACGGAGGCGCGCGTGCTCTACGAACTGGCGCACCGTGACGGTCTGACCGCGACCGATCTCGGGCGCGATCTCGGCCTCGATGCCGGCTATGTAAGCCGCTTGCTGAAGAAGTTCGAGCGCCTTCACCTCATCGCCAGGTCGACGCTGGTTTCGGACGCCCGGCAATCGGCGATTGTGCTGACGCCGGCGGGCAGGACTGCCTTCGCGCCGCTGAACAAGGATTCGCACGACCAGGTCGCGGCCTTGCTCGGTCGGCTGCCGGCGTCGGAGCGGGACCGGCTGGTGAAATCCATGCGGACGGTCCAGGCCCTGCTGGGCGAAAGCGCCGAGCCGAAAATCCCTTATCTGTTGCGGCCACTGCAGGTCGGCGACATCGGCTGGATCACCCGCCGGCAAGGGATGCTCTACGCGCAGGACTATGGCTGGGATGAAACCTATGAGGCGCTGGTCGCCGAAATCCTCGCGGCCTTCGTGAAATCCTTCGATCCGAAATGGGAGCGCGGCTGGATCGCCGAGCGCGATGGCGAGGTCGTCGGCTCGGTCTTCGTCGTGCGCAAGTCGGAGCAGGTGGCGAAGCTGCGCCTGCTCTATGTTGAACCGTCGGCACGCGGCCTCGGCATCGGCAAGCGGCTGGTCGAGGAATGCATCGGCTTTGCCCGCGCCAGGGGCTACAAGACGCTGACCTTGTGGACCAACGACATCCTGACCGCCGCCCGGCACATCTACCAGGTGGCCGGCTTCAAATTGATCGAGGAAGAGGCGCACCATTCCTTCGGCAAGGATCTGGTCGGCCAGATCTGGGATCTGGAGCTGTAG